Within Bacilli bacterium, the genomic segment GGAAGCGATCGTGCAGGAAAAAGGGCTTGTGCAAATTTCCGACGAGGGCGCGATCAAGTCGGTTGTGGAGCAAGTAATCGCCAATAATCCGCAGTCGGTCGCCGATTTTCAAGCGGGCAAGGAAAAAGCGATCGGCTTTCTGGTCGGACAGGTCATGAAAGAAACGAAAGGCAAAGCCAATCCTGGCTTGGTAAACAAGCTGATTCGCGAGATTATCGGGCAATGATCCGCAAGTTTGGCCTCGTTTCGCCGTCTTGCTTCGTCTTGAGACGGGCATAACAGGCTGTCGTACGCCGTCTGCCTGCTTTGGGGGAGTGTTAGCATGGGCAACCCATGGGAAATTGACGCGCTGCATATGGCGATCAGGCTTTTTTTGGCTATGGTCCTGGGCGGACTGGTTGGGTGGGAGCGCGAACAAAGCAATCGCGCCGCCGGATTTCGCACGCATATTCTGGTCTGCATCGGTTCGGCCTTGCTCATGCTGCTGTCGATTTACGGCTTTTCCGATTTCGCCGAAGAAATCAATGTGCGGATAGATCCCGCGCGAATGGCCGCACAAGTGATTACCGGCATCGGTTTTTTGGGCGCGGGCGTGATTATTTACAACGGGTTGTCGATTACCGGCCTAACGACGGCGGCGTCGCTATGGGTCGTCGCCGCGATCGGGCTTTCGATCGGCGCCGGTTTTTATTTTGCCGCCAGTCTGTGCACAGCATTGGTGCTGTTCAATTTGATGGTGTTAAATAAAGTGGAAAAACGGCTGTTTCGGGCAAAAAAGCTGCATGTCATCAAAATCAAAACAGAAGATAAGCCGGGAAACCTGGGGGAAATAACCGAAGTGCTGAAGATGCACAACACGGAAATTCGCCGGCTTACAACGGAACATATCCCAAACGAAGGTAGCTCGGCGCCCATTTTCCAAATTGCATTTACGGTTCGCCTTCCGGCTGAGCTTCCGCTTGTCGAACTGATTGAAAAACTGCGAAAAATGCCCGGCGTGCTTGAATTGAATGTCGACCAGGTCGCATGGACAGGTAAAAACGGCGAGAGGATGCGATCGGAATGATCCGGGTAGGACGTTATACCGCCGCATTGCTGTTGCTGACCGTAGGCGTGCTTTTGTTTCTCGATTTAAGCATGCACACGTACTTTTTAAGCGTCATGTTCAAATGGTGGCCCATGCTGTTAATCGTCTTCGGCTGCGAATTTTTGTTTGCCGCTATGCGCAGCCGCAATGAGCCGTCCCGGTTGCGCATCGATTTCGGCAGCCTGTTTTTTTCCGCGCTGCTGGCGGTTGTGGTGGTCGCCGCAACGCAAACATCCCTTTTAGCTCCTTTAATCAATCAATTCGGCGTCGCGGTTTCCGACGAAAGCGGCTCAACATTCGGCAAAGAGACGGTGCACATCCCGCTGCGGGACGACACCGAAAGTATCATCATCACAAACGAAAATGGAGATGTAACGCTGCAGTCGGGCGATGTTGCGGCAATCGAAATCCGCGCCACCGTTATGGTTTCCGGCGACGATGAACATGCGCGGCGGATCGCCGATGAATCGACCATTGCTTATGAGGGCGAGCGCACGCTACAGATTACGGCGCAGGGGAAAGACTACAAAGTGCTGGGTTTAAAGCGAAAACCCCGCATGAATCTGGATATTACCGTGCCCAGGACAAGCGATGCGGATAAAGAACTGCGCGCAATGAACGGCAGCATTTCCGTCAGCAATATCATCGGTTCGGTCAAGGCGGATACGGTAAATGGCAAAGCTACGGTTCGCCATATCGACGGCAGCGTCGAACTGCACAGCGTTAACGGCAGCTTGACCGCCGAGGAAATTACGGGCGATGTAAAAATGGACACGATAAACGGAAAAATTACCGGAACCCGATTGCGCGGTTCCGTAAGCGCCCATACGACAAACGGCGCCATTTCCCTGCAAGAAGTTGCCAAAGCGGTTCATGCGGACACGACGTCAGGCGGCATTTATGTATCGAGCGGCACGGTTGGCGGCGATTGGAAGCTTCAGACAACGATCGGGTCGGTTGAACTTAAGGTGCCGGAAAACGGGGATTATCGCGTAGAGGGGAAAACCAAATTGGGCAGCGCCAAAACCAATTTGCCCTTGGCTGCGACAAAACGCGCCATTTCCGGAACAATCGGGCGGGGAACGTACCAAATCAATGTGGACGCCAGCGGCAGCATCGCCATTAACAAAACCCAATAATCGACAGTTTTATGAATAGAATTGACAGAGGATAATTACAAAAGTAAAATAATTATAAGTGGATGGGGGTGAGGACAATGGGAGCAAAATTTGAGCACGCAATCGATAAATTAAAATCGTCGGGTGTGCGCATGACTCCGCAGAGACATGCGATTTTGTCATATTTGCTGAATACCAAGTCCCATCCGAGCGCGGATGAAATTTACAAGGCGTTGGAAAGAAAATTTCCCAGCATGAGCGTGGCGACCATTTACAACAACCTGAAGGTATTCATCGACTCCGGGCTAGTGCGGGAGTTGACTTACGGTGACGACGCCAGCCGGTTTGACGCGGACATGTCCGATCATTATCATGCCATTTGCGAACAATGCGGGAAAATCGTAGACTTTGACCATCCGCCCATAAAATCCGTTGAGGAAGCCGCTTTGGAGCAGACGGGCTTTCAAATCAAAGGCCATCGTTTGGAAGTGTACGGTATTTGTGAAAGTTGCGCCGGGGCAAGGAAACATTGAGCGTATTTTCCATGCCGGCAAACATTGCGAATATAGTATAATAGACGTAATTTCACGACTGCGCAGCAGACGAGAAAATACGTCTTTTTTGCTGTTTATGGGCAGGGAAAGGGAGGCTAATGGAAGTTCAAATCACGCCAAGTCGAAGCCGAATGCGGCAACCCCGGCGCGCTAACGCGAAGATCGCTTTGTTTCTAATTGCGGCCATGCTCCTGTTGCTTGCCGCAAGCGCACTTGTCACGTTTTTTGTGTGGCGGCAATTTGCCCCGAACGCTCGGCATGTTCCGCCGGAGTTCAACGGGCTGGCAAAACCGATTTTTATTCAGGGTAAGATCATGCCGGAGACGGCGATCGGAACCGCGGAAAGTTTGCGGCTTCCTTTGCCGGTTGTGCAACAATGGATCGATCCCACGATCGTGTTCGACGATGCGTCCCAATCCGTCATCCTAACGACGAAACAGCATGTTGTGCAATTGAAGACCGCGCAATTGACGGCCATGGTCAACCATAAGCCGTTCGCTCTTTCCTTTCCTGTCGAAAAATCCGGCGAGACCGTGTATATACCGATTGCGCAGCTTAAACAATACTATCATCTGACCGTATCGGAGCAAAAAGATACAGGCGCGGTGCTGATCTTCCGGCAAGGCGACGCGATTTCGTGGGCCAGGGCCATATCTTACAAAAACCGGACGGTAAAGGTCAGAACAAAACCCACCGCGCGAGCGCCGATTGTAGCTGAGTTGGCGGCGAATGAAGCGGTGATGGTGTGGGAGGATGTCGGGGGTTGGTTTAAAATTCAGCTTGAAAACGGCATCATCGGTTATGCGCGAAAGCAGGAAATCAAACTTGACCATATGGAAACGGTGCCGTTTTCTCCGGAACCGTCGCCGTATATCCCGTGGAGTCCAATCGGCGGTAAAATCAATTTGACCTGGGAACAAGTTTACGGCAAAAATCCCGATACCGCCAAAATCGGCAACATGCCCGGTTTAAATGTGATCAGCCCGACATGGTTTCAATTTGCCGAGGATAAGACGGGCGAAATATATTTGCAAAACAAGGCCGACGCGGCCTATGCCAAGTGGGCGCATGATCGCGGCTACCAAATCTGGGCGCTTTTCTCCAACGGCTTCAATCCCGATTGGACGGCGCAAATGCTCAAAACATACGATTCAAGACAGAAAATAATCGACCAATTGTTAAGTTTTGCGCAGTTATATCATCTGCAGGGAATCAATATCGATTTTGAGAATGTGCGATTGGCTGACGGGCATCTGTTGACCCAGTTCGTTCGCGAGTTCACGCCGCTTGCGCATGAGCAGGGCCTGGTCGTATCGATCGATGTAACCGTCAGGGGCGGCAGCGAAATGTGGTCGCAATTTTATGAACGGGAAGCTTTGGGCGAAATCGTCGATTATATGATCGTGATGGCTTACGATGAGCATTGGGCGTCGAGTCCGCAGGCGGGATCGGTCGCGTCCTTGCCGTGGACGGAAAAAGGCGTCGCCGATATTATCAAATTCGACCATGTTCCGGCGGAAAAACTGTTGCTTGGAGTGCCGCTTTATACCCGCATCTGGACGGAGAAAACGGTGGATGGCAAAACGGAAGTCTCATCGAAAGCCATATCGATGGCGGCGGTTTCCCAAATCATCGCCGAGAAAAAGTTAAAGCCGACCTTTGACCAAAAAAGCGGCCAGTATTATGTCGAATTTGGCGAGAACGGGGCGAAAAACAAAATCTGGATTGAAAATGCGGCATCCATGCAATCGCGCATTCAAATTGTCAAGAAGTACGGATTGGCCGGAATCGCCTCATGGAGCAGAAATTTTGATACGCCGGAAATATGGAATGCGATCGCCGATGCGCTAAAACAAATGCCTTAAAGGAGCAAAGGGGCTGATTCTTGAATCGGCTCCTTTTTACTTGTCGTTACTGTCGCCTTCGTCGGCTGATGCCGCCGTGTTAGCCAGGCTCGGATCGAGCGTCAAGATGGTTTTGCAATGGTAGCAACGGTCCGTCTTGCCGACAAGTTTGGTCATTTTGCCGCATTCGGGACATTGGAGCGAAATGGTCGAAGTAGACATCATGCCTGCCCAAAAATATACGGCCATGCTGCCC encodes:
- a CDS encoding MgtC/SapB family protein — translated: MGNPWEIDALHMAIRLFLAMVLGGLVGWEREQSNRAAGFRTHILVCIGSALLMLLSIYGFSDFAEEINVRIDPARMAAQVITGIGFLGAGVIIYNGLSITGLTTAASLWVVAAIGLSIGAGFYFAASLCTALVLFNLMVLNKVEKRLFRAKKLHVIKIKTEDKPGNLGEITEVLKMHNTEIRRLTTEHIPNEGSSAPIFQIAFTVRLPAELPLVELIEKLRKMPGVLELNVDQVAWTGKNGERMRSE
- a CDS encoding DUF4097 family beta strand repeat-containing protein, with product MIRVGRYTAALLLLTVGVLLFLDLSMHTYFLSVMFKWWPMLLIVFGCEFLFAAMRSRNEPSRLRIDFGSLFFSALLAVVVVAATQTSLLAPLINQFGVAVSDESGSTFGKETVHIPLRDDTESIIITNENGDVTLQSGDVAAIEIRATVMVSGDDEHARRIADESTIAYEGERTLQITAQGKDYKVLGLKRKPRMNLDITVPRTSDADKELRAMNGSISVSNIIGSVKADTVNGKATVRHIDGSVELHSVNGSLTAEEITGDVKMDTINGKITGTRLRGSVSAHTTNGAISLQEVAKAVHADTTSGGIYVSSGTVGGDWKLQTTIGSVELKVPENGDYRVEGKTKLGSAKTNLPLAATKRAISGTIGRGTYQINVDASGSIAINKTQ
- a CDS encoding Fur family transcriptional regulator; this translates as MGAKFEHAIDKLKSSGVRMTPQRHAILSYLLNTKSHPSADEIYKALERKFPSMSVATIYNNLKVFIDSGLVRELTYGDDASRFDADMSDHYHAICEQCGKIVDFDHPPIKSVEEAALEQTGFQIKGHRLEVYGICESCAGARKH
- a CDS encoding glycosyl hydrolase family 18 protein is translated as MEVQITPSRSRMRQPRRANAKIALFLIAAMLLLLAASALVTFFVWRQFAPNARHVPPEFNGLAKPIFIQGKIMPETAIGTAESLRLPLPVVQQWIDPTIVFDDASQSVILTTKQHVVQLKTAQLTAMVNHKPFALSFPVEKSGETVYIPIAQLKQYYHLTVSEQKDTGAVLIFRQGDAISWARAISYKNRTVKVRTKPTARAPIVAELAANEAVMVWEDVGGWFKIQLENGIIGYARKQEIKLDHMETVPFSPEPSPYIPWSPIGGKINLTWEQVYGKNPDTAKIGNMPGLNVISPTWFQFAEDKTGEIYLQNKADAAYAKWAHDRGYQIWALFSNGFNPDWTAQMLKTYDSRQKIIDQLLSFAQLYHLQGINIDFENVRLADGHLLTQFVREFTPLAHEQGLVVSIDVTVRGGSEMWSQFYEREALGEIVDYMIVMAYDEHWASSPQAGSVASLPWTEKGVADIIKFDHVPAEKLLLGVPLYTRIWTEKTVDGKTEVSSKAISMAAVSQIIAEKKLKPTFDQKSGQYYVEFGENGAKNKIWIENAASMQSRIQIVKKYGLAGIASWSRNFDTPEIWNAIADALKQMP
- a CDS encoding DUF2614 family zinc ribbon-containing protein, whose protein sequence is MFFKTNKLNEFRFWGLVLLMLGMLIMIVGTAGILLWGEKGQIFTVIFMIVGILFMAGSMAVYFWAGMMSTSTISLQCPECGKMTKLVGKTDRCYHCKTILTLDPSLANTAASADEGDSNDK